The Desulfuromonadales bacterium genome segment GCGGGCCGGGCACGCCCTGATCGGCACCGATGCCGGCTCGGTGGCCGGCTGCGGGGCGCTCGGCGTGCAGATCGCCGGCAGCCTCGAAGAGGCCTTGGCCAATGCCGACGTGCTCATCGACTTCACCTTTCCCGAAGTGACGCTGCAGAACATCGCCGTCTGCGCGCGGCTCGGCAAGAGCATCGTCATCGGCTCGACCGGCTTCACCC includes the following:
- a CDS encoding 4-hydroxy-tetrahydrodipicolinate reductase, with protein sequence MIKVAVTGAAGRMGGRIITAINEAEGLELAGAVERAGHALIGTDAGSVAGCGALGVQIAGSLEEALANADVLIDFTFPEVTLQNIAVCARLGKSIVIGSTGFT